The Brassica napus cultivar Da-Ae chromosome C1, Da-Ae, whole genome shotgun sequence DNA segment AAACATCTTCAGAAATATAACACTCTATTGTGATTTTTTGCTGCTGTTCTGATTTGGCTTTTGTGCAGAGTGTTGAGCTGACAGATCAAGCTATTGGATCCTTAAAGAGAGCCTATCACCGTTTCGATAACTTGGGACCTCAAATGATGGAATCTCTCTTTGAAACTGCACCTGAAAggtaattttttcactttcaaaAAGAGcgcaaatttttaatataatgtagtCCTTGTATCTACTTATATGTAACTCCattgatttgattcattaatAACAGTCCTTGGAATGGAGCTCCTTATAAGGATGCTACAGAGAAAACTAGCAATGGAGGATTATCACTTGAAGCTTTCCTCTCACTGGTAATCAAGAACGGTTTCAAGAAGATCCCATATCAAATGTTTACAATTTGTCCTAAATCTTTAAAACTATTTCTATCTTTGCAGTGGTCATTGATGACACTACTAGATCCGGCTAGGAGTCTTGAATATTTCATTTGCATTTGTCACCCTGATGATCCATCTTCAGCAGTTCATGTTACTAGGAGGAGAGAGCTAGACCGCAAGGAGCAAATCTCTGTAAGAAAAGTTGTTCAGTGTTTTGTCTTTGGACCTACGAATGCTGGAAAGTCTGCACTGCTCAATGGATTTATTGGaaggtttgtttgttttaaaactCAGGTCAAGAAAATTGATTTTACATAACATAAAATTTATGTCTTATTGTATATGATCTTAGGCCATATGATGATGACAATAGAGATGGATTAGGTGAGGAGCGTTATGCTGTTAATATGGTTGGGAACTCTGGTGTAACTGGAGGTACAAAGAAAACTCTGGTGATGAAGGAGATTCAATATCAAGAAGATGGATTCCTATTATCAGATGAAGCATTGGCTTCTTGTGATGTAGCAGTCTTTGTTTATGATTCTTCTGATGAGTCTTCTTGGAAGAGAGCCATTGATATGGTTTCTGAGGTTGCAACAATTAGTGAAGACGCAGGGTTTGTGTTTCCTTGTCTAATGGTTGCAGCTAAAATGGATCTTGATTCATTCCCAATGGCAATTCAAGAATCCACTAGGGTAAGTACTGATATTTCTTATTGATTAATAATCATCAAAAGATTATgtaataataatgttttcatGTAAATGAGATCTTGCAGGCTACACAAGATATAGGGATTGAAGCTCCAATACCAATCAGTTCCAAACTTGGAAATTTCGATAACTTGTTTCACAAGATACTAACCGCGGCTGAGCATCCTCATTTGTGTATTCCAAAGATTGAGTCAAAGAGGAAAAGGGTCCTCAAGCTAATCAATTCTTGGATTCCAGAATGTTGGGTCAAATGCTTCTGTATTTCATCATAATATGTATGGATTCATAGTTGGACAGCTGCTAAAGAAAGATTCGAAACTGTATTGGAGAGATTGTGTGTTTAAGTTATTTGTTCATGGATGCCTTGTTTAAGAATTAAAGGattgttttctataaatttcattttgtttACTCTCAATAATTACCAGTAGAAGTCAGAATTAAAGAAAGATCTAAGACGTAACTACACAACTTTGtaccacaaaaaaaataaaagaattgttAAAAAGACCAAAACCTAACTCTAAAGTTTCACAACTTCACTCACTTGAACAAGAAACAGAACTAGAGCCATAGCTAATAGCCTCCAAACTAGAATGAGTCATATTAGTCATCCATCTCCTTGGAACTCCCTTTGATCCTCCAGCAAGATTATATGCATATGATCTCCACTCGTTCTCACCATCTTCACAAGAACTCACAAACCCTAACCTTCTCATCTTCTGAGTCCTCTCAAGAACAATGAGACTAGAGAAAGTCGAAAAGCTATTACCAACAAACACATCAGCTCTTAAACACACCTCATAATCAATAGCAGACTGTATCAAATAAGAATATTTCCCATAAACCTCCTCTTTAACcccaagcttcttcttctcataaGGTACTAAACCGTCTCTCCAACCGGTTAAGACCGAtgattctttgtctttttcatCTAAGAGACTATCAGCTACTGCTAGGTAAAGAACTGTTGGAGTCTTTAAACCAGATATGTTCCCTACTCTCTCCATGATCTCTCTTTTACTACTACAAATCTCTGAAACCTTTAGCCTTTGCTCTAGCTTCTTACAATGTATCATCCAATCTATCTCTATCCTCATGTGAACCGCAACAAAAGGGACAAGACCCGTCCTGATTCTATTATCTCCCCCTCCTTGTCTGATTCTCGTCACCACTTTATCTGCTTCTCTCGAGATCTCATCAACCACAACCATACACTCAAAGACCTTAGCATAGTCCTTAACAGGCCAGTGATCATGCCACAAGAAAGGGTTCTTTCCTACGACACGGACCACTTCAAACTCATTAGTTGCGGACTGTTTCAGCTGTTGCAAGTCTCTCTCCACTGTCCACCTCCTTCCACTGCCTTTCTCTAGGTCAAACGAATGTGTTGTGTTTCTAACGTCGGAGAACCGAGCGAGCCGCACGAACCCTTTGCAGAGAGAGTTGAATCTTTGGAACTGGAAGACTTTATCGAAGGGGATGGGACGGAGCTTGTCTACTTCCTTGTAGAACAAGGAAGCGCTTAGGCTAGGCATTAGAAGCGTTCTGTTCATGGTTCTTGCGGTCAAGCAAGCTCTTGCGAAAGCTATCTTCTGGTTGTTTAGTCCCCATACGATCTGAGGAACCTCGAGGAACTTGTGGGTTCTGACTCCAGCTGTTGAGGAGGAGGAGTCTGACATGTAACGGGCTCGAAACAAGAAGCTACTGGGAGAGTAAGTGAGAAACAGAGCTTTGTAGAACAGAGCAATGCCAACAAGAACAAGGCATTTGCAAGTGATGGATTTTGAAAAGAGTCTTAGATTCTTGGAACTAAACGGAGAAGTCATTGTCAATTACTTCAGATTCAGCTTCTTCTCCAACATCAAAATCTTGGTCTGAGTCGACAACGTTAGAAACCTGCATgaatcaaaaaacaaaacagagctttaaaacagagtaaacagAGCTTCATGCGTTGCAGAGATAAGAACCCtaaaagattgaaactttattcaaaatttgGGTCGGTCCCAGAACATAACATATTAACATGCATGATCGATTTTGAATCTCTTAATGATCGGGATTAAACAAAAATCGAATCTTTTCTAGGTCTAAATAGGCTAATAATCAGAAGGGATAAAACCCTAGACGAGAGAAACAATTTTGACCTACCGTACTTtaatttctgatttttgttttgcCAAATAATAACCCCtgaatattaaaacaaaatgacGATAAATCGCTCTAATCACGGATTATTAGGGTGTTTTTTGGGAGAAAGCTTTGAAGCAAAGCAAAGAGAGAATCCAAAAAGGCTAATTAGAAAAATGTCAGATAAATAGAATCCAGCCAATCGTAGCCACTGACAAGAAGAATATGCAAACTGAGGTTTCAagggatgttttttttttaaagagattgtatatttgaaaatattgagATAGACGGGGAGATGAGGAAGGTTCTTGAACAGAACAGAGCAGAATCACGGAGAAAAGTGCAAAAAAAGCGAAAGTTTTAAACGACAAATCTTGTGAATAAACTATAAAGATAGGTAAAAAGGatgaatttaatatttaaataatatggTTAGAGTTTGGTGGAATATATACTTTTCTAATGTCACGCGTTCTGTTTAAATTTACGAGCTTATAGTTAACGTCCTGAAACTATCATTGTTTTCGAATGTGTCACGCCGTATTCAACGCATGATTTTCTAATACGGCATTACATTTATCCACCGTGTTCATATGCGTAACAGTCGATAGTCCCCACCCATAGCCGTCATAAACGCAAGAGCAATACCGTGGAAGAAGctttattatatatagtataaaaataatttttgtagtTATGCAAAATGTGTTGTTCATATATCCGTTATACAATAATAGCATTTGCTAATGATCTTTGGGTCAGGTTTGGCCCAACAATAAATTGAAGGATATGACTCAGACCAACATTTAGTAGCccaagtttaatttttttatcgcCATGTTTCTCAATGGATTCGATATCAAGAAAAGACATGTTTTGATTGTAAGCTTAACTAGTTTACATTGATCTATTTCTTCAAATAATCATGAGAAAATACATTAGTATAAAAACGTGgtagagaagaaaagaagaactaAGCAAATCTTATGGGCTTTGTTAGATCGCTTGGCAGCCACAAGTCATCTCTTCAAGAGCGGTTCTAAGTCTTCCTGAACCACAAGGTACCGTTTGTCTCTGCAACATGAGACAGTGTTTCTCAAACATCTCCGCTGTAATATTTAATCTGAAATCAAGATCGAACAAGAACGTTCTCTCCAGCCTATTCATCTCTTCAGTGCTAACTCCTCCAATTTTCGCATAATAAGCATTATTATAACACCTAAACTCCATAAAAAAACAAGATAACAAGCTCGAATTATAAGCAAATAGACTAGGAAAATTTTAGGTCTAGTTAAGAAGATACTAACTTGCGATCCAAGAATTTTGCTGCGACCAAGATACTGGTGATGAGAAGGCGATGAACGTTAAGTGATGTGAGACGACGAGTCATACTTGTAGCCCCTGGTCTTTCTAGATACCTAACGATGTAAACAAAAGCTGCAACGAAGCAAGCAGGGCTACACCGAGCGTACCTGTGGACTCTCTCTGTGTAACGTTGGATGTTCATCGACGGTGCTCTTGAGCCATGGAACATAGTGATCTCTTCGTCCCTGAACTTGTTGCGTCTTGTGTGGAATGGCTTTTCGTTCTTTTGAATCATCTTCGTAAGAACTGAGGAGAGAAGGGTGATGACAGGAGGAAGGGTGGAAGTAGAAGGCTGGTCGTAGTCTTCTATAAGACCTAACCATTGGAAGAGCGATGAGTTGGTGGAGTTGCTAGAAGTTTCCATTTTTGTGTTGAAACCGAACTGAGAATGCTTTTGAAAACTCTATGGTTGTTCTTGTCTTGAGGTTAGCACAGGGAATGTAAGTGGAGTGGGAGAAGCAAAGTTGAATGctttcttttaaaagttttgcAACTTTAGATTCTTTGCTTTGAGAGAAAGTTACGTGTGTATTATTGTGTATGtaggtttttttttgtgggaGTGGGACCcgtgattgttttgttttggaggATTAATCACAGCCTGGTTTGGTCAATCTACGTCTGAATCCTAAAACTCAAGTTGAAACATGCATACGTACATAGTAGTAAGGCTCGAGCCAAATATATGTTAAGGTTTGCTTTCTTATTTTCTCACTAGGAGATTGAATCTATCTGAACAAAATCATTTTGTTTGGGACATTTGAACTTGCAAGAAACTCCAAGAGGCATGTTTACACAATTAGAGACCTAAAGTTATTTAAAGAAGGAAGAACATACCAAATTGAAAATTAGGATGAAAGTATTAATCAAATTTCATCTTCATTGCTTTTATGTGTCATGAAAAAGGCAAGAGATAAACCGAGAAGTGATAACTTAAAAAAGCAAAATGAAGCAATTGCCTAATTGGTAGCCAAACTTTAGACAAAGTTGCATGGAAAGTTAGTTCAACATTTTTCCAACTTGTGAtagaattatattattaaactaGTTAAAATTAGTAATAAAGGACTTTAAACATAGTGATTAAGCAATACTAATTATATTATTGCaagcttttttgtttttttctttctaatacCACACACTTGATTGATTTTTTCGTCTATACTTCTTCACACACTAAAGGTGTGCCTGTatgacatatttaaaataaaataaaatagttgaaaatttattttatgtcaTCTCATTTACACTGATTTCAGGcaattgaataaaaaattgtttcagttaatttattctaaaaagtgagaaaaatagtaaaaatagagtaaatctTCTTTAAACCTTTTATGAAATGAAAAAGTTCACTctagatttattaattttcatacctcatatttctactttattttccCAACTTTTACACCCCTATGTAACCAATCACACTCCAAAACTCTTATTAGAGTTCTTCTTTCTTCAATACTTACTATTTAATCAACtgataaaagatataaaagtcTTCAATACTTGCTATTTGATCAactgataaaagaaaaaaagtttatttgtaCTAAAAAGGTATCTTATTTCATTACAAAGTCTCTCTCTTATTAGATTCTCCCCATCGAGAACCTCTTAGGAACTATAACCGGACGCTGTTTCAAGCCACTCACCATCATCCCCACTCCATCATCATCACAGTTCCCAACACTTTTCCTGCTCTTCAATGGAGACACCAGCCTCATCGCTAGCCTTGATGGCGAAAATGACCTCTTGAGCTTTGCCGCAGTTGATAGCTTCTGCGTCTTCTTGCCCAGCCTAGTCGGAGAAATCGAAGGCTTTGGTGACTTCTTGCCCACGTTACCACCATTTCTTGATGGAGATATAAATGCTTGAAGTGTGACTCTCTTTGGAGAAACAGATGACTTGCGAGCCACGTTACTTCCATTTCTCGTAGGAGTGAATGATCTTCTCAGCTTTGCAGCTGCAGATAGCCTCGGAGACTTCTTTTCCAAGGTTACACTTCTTGTTGGTGACTTGCGAGCCAAGTTACTTCTGCTTCTGTTAGGAGAAACTGAAACTTTAGGTGGGCTCTTGATCTTAACCTGAAACTTTGATGCTGATGTGGAAGTTGGAGACCTGATCAAGAACTTCTGTGGCGTCTCTTTATTACTTCTGGCTATGACAGGAGACATAGTTCTACTGAACTTAGCTTGTTGTGTAGAGGAACCGGAGATAAACAAAGGGTTAGGGAAAAGAACAGCCTTTTTAACCCAAGGTTTGTGCTTTGGCGAAACCCTATTAGCCAAATGCCTAAAACTATTCTCACCATCCCCTTTTACTTGAGCCTTCTTCTCTGGTTTTGTCTGTGGAGAGACAATCTTGAACACAATCCTTGAACGAGCCTTATGTATAGAAGCAGGAGAAGTTGGTTCTGAACGTTTGTTCTTCTGCTTCTCTTTCTTCCTTCTCGCTTTGATATTACTGCTGACAGTTTTAGGGTTTGGTTCCAGTGATTTCTGTTGAGTCTCAGGTGTCTTCGGGCAACCGTCTTCTTCTGACTTTCTACTCTTCTTTGGTGCAAGGGCGTCTACAATGTCTCTAGTGACCTGTGAGGCTTGTAAGATTTCGTTTACTGTCTCTCCTAGTAGCATTGCTGGTAGTGACATTTTCCTCCAGTCTCCTGCATTGGCAAATACATTATACATTACTGAAATACAGAAACTTTAGATCCAAGAATCCATCAAATAAGAGAAGTTTaatcaaaattctttttttttaatgaatactaaattaattcagaaaaaatcatttattacaATAATTGTGACCTTGGTACTGAAGCATCTTTTAATCAAAATTCTCCAACACACACAAGTACCTTTGCCTAATGAATGTGTGTGTGAGAGAGGGAATAGAGATTTTACCTGGTGAGGAAGCTGGAAACTTCCCTAATGGAGATTTCTTGTTAGTAGCATTCTTGATCCTACaacaaaaatgaataataaGGGAGATAAATGAAGTTTCTGTGTTTGGATCAACATAGATGTTtctataaaaagtaaaaagggtttgagttttttttttttttcctggatGTTTACCTTAAGGTTTCTTGCTTGCATCTAAGGCTAGTCTTCAAATAAATTCTAGTGCTTCTAGGGCTAAGGTTCACACCAGAGACAACTTTGGTTCCTCCTGCTATTGTATACTGCAGCTCTTGCAGTCTTTCCATACATTTATCAACCTTTCACCATATCATTCACCAAAATTGACAAAATCAGCCAAAAGGCCC contains these protein-coding regions:
- the LOC106409301 gene encoding microtubule-binding protein TANGLED-like; this encodes MVARTPQKQRRVAMVALPPLNSELLKETINKVDKCMERLQELQYTIAGGTKVVSGVNLSPRSTRIYLKTSLRCKQETLRIKNATNKKSPLGKFPASSPGDWRKMSLPAMLLGETVNEILQASQVTRDIVDALAPKKSRKSEEDGCPKTPETQQKSLEPNPKTVSSNIKARRKKEKQKNKRSEPTSPASIHKARSRIVFKIVSPQTKPEKKAQVKGDGENSFRHLANRVSPKHKPWVKKAVLFPNPLFISGSSTQQAKFSRTMSPVIARSNKETPQKFLIRSPTSTSASKFQVKIKSPPKVSVSPNRSRSNLARKSPTRSVTLEKKSPRLSAAAKLRRSFTPTRNGSNVARKSSVSPKRVTLQAFISPSRNGGNVGKKSPKPSISPTRLGKKTQKLSTAAKLKRSFSPSRLAMRLVSPLKSRKSVGNCDDDGVGMMVSGLKQRPVIVPKRFSMGRI
- the LOC106436006 gene encoding LOW QUALITY PROTEIN: mitochondrial Rho GTPase 3 (The sequence of the model RefSeq protein was modified relative to this genomic sequence to represent the inferred CDS: deleted 2 bases in 1 codon; substituted 2 bases at 2 genomic stop codons), whose translation is MTSGYGFGLEDSNGSTKPVRIVVVGEKETRKTSLIMAAVTDHYYPEPNIPSLLPYTKLPSEYCSEDVPVTLIDTSSRSEDKRDVIREVKEADAIVLTFAIDRQETLDRLIEYWLPLFRQLEVRVPIVVACYSVIKNEHNPVNIEEITLPIRQQCQEIEICIEWSAPWLSDISWLAQAVFVQAQISAMYPIGPVYDRVTNSLKPRCIAALKRIFELYARNNDYILSDDGLSDMNVRSFGIPVMPSRSRELIKSVQELCPLGVKENGLTIDGFLVLITKLINDRKLRTLWTILRTLGYNNDLRLVHEMIPYSSFKRMHDQSVELTDQAIGSLKRAYHRFDNLGPQMMESLFETAPESPWNGAPYKDATEKTSNGGLSLEAFLSLVIKNGFKKIPYQMFTICPKSLKLFLSLQWSLMTLLDPARSLEYFICICHPDDPSSAVHVTRRRELDRKEQISVRKVVQCFVFGPTNAGKSALLNGFIGRFVCFKTQVENXFYITXNLCLIVYDLRPYDDDNRDGLGEERYAVNMVGNSGVTGGTKKTLVMKEIQYQEDGFLLSDEALASCDVAVFVYDSSDESSWKRAIDMVSEVATISEDAGFVFPCLMVAAKMDLDSFPMAIQESTRATQDIGIEAPIPISSKLGNFDNLFHKILTAAEHPHLCIPKIESKRKRVLKLINSWIPECWVKCFCISS
- the LOC106436005 gene encoding O-fucosyltransferase 23-like; translated protein: MTSPFSSKNLRLFSKSITCKCLVLVGIALFYKALFLTYSPSSFLFRARYMSDSSSSTAGVRTHKFLEVPQIVWGLNNQKIAFARACLTARTMNRTLLMPSLSASLFYKEVDKLRPIPFDKVFQFQRFNSLCKGFVRLARFSDVRNTTHSFDLEKGSGRRWTVERDLQQLKQSATNEFEVVRVVGKNPFLWHDHWPVKDYAKVFECMVVVDEISREADKVVTRIRQGGGDNRIRTGLVPFVAVHMRIEIDWMIHCKKLEQRLKVSEICSSKREIMERVGNISGLKTPTVLYLAVADSLLDEKDKESSVLTGWRDGLVPYEKKKLGVKEEVYGKYSYLIQSAIDYEVCLRADVFVGNSFSTFSSLIVLERTQKMRRLGFVSSCEDGENEWRSYAYNLAGGSKGVPRRWMTNMTHSSLEAISYGSSSVSCSSE
- the LOC111209047 gene encoding cyclin-P3-1-like — its product is METSSNSTNSSLFQWLGLIEDYDQPSTSTLPPVITLLSSVLTKMIQKNEKPFHTRRNKFRDEEITMFHGSRAPSMNIQRYTERVHRYARCSPACFVAAFVYIVRYLERPGATSMTRRLTSLNVHRLLITSILVAAKFLDRKCYNNAYYAKIGGVSTEEMNRLERTFLFDLDFRLNITAEMFEKHCLMLQRQTVPCGSGRLRTALEEMTCGCQAI